The Bacillus sp. Marseille-Q1617 genome has a segment encoding these proteins:
- a CDS encoding DUF1648 domain-containing protein gives MSKKKPKIKLAKTKVEWVWDIIGYSIYIGSMIFLVYNWSKLPVQVPAHYNALGEVDRWGSKMELLILPVIGAFLAVFMQVVEEFPETHNYPERLNEENAEEFYLLSRKMINSSKNICLLIFSLVLFESVSIALGWWNGFGAWFLPIILLFVFIPIVTGIIKQQRIR, from the coding sequence ATGTCTAAGAAAAAACCCAAAATCAAATTAGCTAAGACGAAAGTGGAATGGGTCTGGGATATCATTGGATATTCCATCTATATAGGTTCGATGATCTTTTTGGTCTACAATTGGAGCAAGCTTCCTGTTCAAGTCCCGGCCCATTACAATGCGCTAGGGGAAGTGGATCGGTGGGGATCAAAAATGGAGCTTCTCATCTTGCCGGTAATAGGTGCATTCCTTGCAGTGTTCATGCAAGTTGTTGAAGAATTTCCGGAAACACATAATTATCCAGAACGGTTAAATGAAGAGAATGCAGAAGAGTTTTATTTACTGAGCAGAAAAATGATCAACAGTTCAAAGAATATATGTCTTCTCATTTTTTCTCTGGTTTTATTTGAATCGGTTTCTATCGCACTTGGCTGGTGGAACGGGTTTGGAGCGTGGTTTCTGCCGATCATATTACTTTTTGTCTTCATTCCGATTGTCACAGGGATCATAAAGCAGCAAAGAATAAGATAG
- a CDS encoding SRPBCC family protein: MIVIELIKEWNFRVIKLESELRKVNNLTKMNIRKPAHEIFEVFVDPEKIGHFWFSSSSERWEEGKMITLRYEEYNAEGEIEIKEILDNEKIVFEWAGGRVVTINFLPSKQDSTIVEVSEEGFDENEENFIGQLADNKEGWVYMLSCLKGYMEFGVNLRAGLVK; the protein is encoded by the coding sequence TTGATTGTTATCGAATTGATAAAGGAATGGAATTTCCGCGTAATCAAACTGGAAAGCGAGCTGAGGAAAGTGAACAATTTGACGAAAATGAACATTCGGAAACCGGCACACGAAATCTTTGAGGTCTTTGTCGATCCTGAAAAAATCGGACACTTCTGGTTTTCTTCGAGTTCAGAAAGATGGGAAGAAGGGAAGATGATTACCCTCAGGTATGAAGAATACAATGCCGAGGGCGAGATAGAGATCAAAGAGATCCTGGATAATGAAAAAATTGTGTTCGAATGGGCAGGCGGCCGTGTGGTCACCATCAACTTCCTCCCGTCAAAGCAAGACAGCACCATTGTGGAAGTCAGTGAAGAGGGTTTCGATGAGAATGAGGAAAACTTCATCGGGCAGCTGGCGGATAATAAAGAAGGATGGGTGTATATGTTGAGCTGTTTGAAGGGATATATGGAGTTTGGAGTGAATCTGAGGGCAGGTTTGGTTAAGTGA
- a CDS encoding GNAT family N-acetyltransferase: MGTVRLTQYSEKYRSQLSGFHLPEEQLEFTSLPLEKIHNPHISDNTAHVLIVEDEEPVGYFALEDGEKLHKYSENQQARLLTSFSIDSAQQGKGLAKKGLSLLPVFVQDQLPGIDEVVLGVNKRNTAAISLYLKTGFVDEGEIYVGPKGPQHVLHLRV, translated from the coding sequence ATGGGAACAGTCAGATTGACACAGTACAGCGAGAAGTATAGGAGTCAGTTATCGGGTTTTCATCTGCCGGAGGAGCAACTGGAATTTACGAGTTTGCCTCTGGAGAAAATACATAATCCGCATATCTCTGATAACACAGCACATGTGCTGATAGTGGAAGATGAAGAGCCGGTCGGTTATTTTGCATTGGAAGACGGGGAGAAATTACATAAGTATAGTGAGAATCAGCAAGCCAGGTTATTGACTTCGTTCTCGATCGATTCAGCGCAGCAAGGAAAGGGCCTTGCTAAAAAGGGACTGAGTTTATTGCCGGTTTTCGTCCAGGATCAACTTCCGGGGATCGATGAAGTCGTGCTTGGTGTGAATAAAAGGAATACAGCCGCGATCAGTTTGTATTTGAAGACAGGGTTTGTGGATGAGGGAGAGATATATGTGGGGCCTAAGGGGCCGCAGCATGTGCTGCATTTGAGGGTTTGA
- a CDS encoding DinB family protein has translation MNFELNEAIEILERTSKTLEGLLSGLSAGWLECDEGEGTWNVDGVVEHLIEGEKYNWIPRLKMILHEGESRVFPVFDRFSHVDGSQDRGLEEKLGEFASLRSANVAELKKLIVEQRHSLDKTGMHPAFGKVSARELISTWVVHDMTHISQIVRVFSNRYREDVGPWAEYLRVLK, from the coding sequence GTGAACTTTGAACTAAATGAGGCAATCGAGATTCTGGAGAGGACGTCGAAGACGTTGGAGGGCTTGCTTTCAGGTTTGTCGGCAGGGTGGCTTGAATGTGATGAAGGGGAGGGGACCTGGAATGTAGACGGGGTAGTCGAGCATTTAATCGAAGGTGAGAAGTATAACTGGATACCGAGGCTGAAGATGATTCTGCATGAGGGGGAGAGCAGGGTGTTTCCGGTATTTGACCGGTTTTCACATGTGGATGGGTCGCAGGATAGGGGACTAGAGGAGAAGCTCGGGGAGTTTGCTTCGCTCAGGTCGGCGAATGTGGCTGAGCTGAAAAAGTTAATCGTTGAACAGAGACATTCCCTTGATAAAACAGGGATGCATCCTGCTTTTGGGAAGGTGAGCGCCCGCGAATTGATTTCGACCTGGGTGGTGCATGATATGACTCATATTTCACAGATCGTAAGGGTGTTTTCGAACCGGTACCGGGAGGACGTTGGGCCTTGGGCGGAGTATTTGAGAGTGTTGAAGTAG